A single Triticum dicoccoides isolate Atlit2015 ecotype Zavitan chromosome 2A, WEW_v2.0, whole genome shotgun sequence DNA region contains:
- the LOC119352959 gene encoding uncharacterized protein LOC119352959: protein MGCVLALTDDLLADILIRLPSPADLARASASCASLRRIVTSPRFLRRVRSLHAPPPLGVFVPDAAAGFFPALPPNPAARPARALALAADFSFAFLPAPARAWLVRDHRDGRFLLDRAAPAGSTAFTEVAVCDPLSRRCLLLPPIPDALAASVDNPYLQRGGDDGGLQSRSNEIFLASRGNDDRGEELPLAVIWMACCRGKLVAFYFCSGSREWSALSPPVHHALSMRRVMGVRLGQRNHAHGCFYWMITLTRRWLVLDARKMEFSILDISPVLAGRSMMFSNQITTLESGEGRTTVVVSDLFRADKRCVLYFYSFMHFSDRWQLQNKITLPEEWGDRFRGIIGAFEGCLYIKLDHPKQNLGDPVEQNVTYFWFDLKTMQVGRFTEISSATVNEAYLYMGFPPSLSLPSV from the coding sequence atgggcTGCGTGCTGGCGCTCACCGACGACCTCCTCGCGGACATCCTCATCCGCCTGCCGTCGCCGGCGGACCTCGCGCGCGCCTCCGCCTCCTGCGCCTCGCTCCGCCGCATCGTCACCTCCCCGCGGTTCCTCCGCCGGGTCCGCTCCCTCCACGCCCCGCCCCCGCTCGGCGTCTTCGTCCCCGACGCCGCCGCCGGGTTCTTCCCCGCCCTCCCGCCCAACCCCGCGGCCCGCCCCGCCCGCGCGCTCGCCCTCGCCGCCGACTTCTCCTTCGCCTTCCTCCCGGCCCCCGCGCGCGCCTGGCTCGTCCGCGACCACCGCGACGGCCGCTTCCTCCTCGACCGCGCCGCGCCGGCCGGCTCCACGGCCTTCACCGAGGTCGCCGTCTGCGACCCGCTCTCCCGGCGCTGCCTCCTGCTCCCGCCCATCCCCGACGCCCTCGCCGCCTCCGTGGACAACCCCTACCTCCAgcgcggcggcgacgacggggggCTCCAGTCGCGCAGCAACGAGATCTTCCTGGCCTCCCGCGGCAACGACGACCGCGGCGAGGAGCTGCCGCTCGCCGTCATCTGGATGGCCTGCTGCCGAGGGAAGCTGGTCGCGTTCTACTTCTGCTCTGGATCTCGGGAATGGAGCGCGCTTTCGCCGCCGGTGCACCACGCGCTGAGCATGCGGAGGGTCATGGGCGTCCGACTGGGGCAACGCAACCATGCCCATGGGTGCTTCTACTGGATGATAACTCTCACCCGGAGGTGGCTCGTGCTGGACGCCCGCAAAATGGAGTTCTCCATCCTCGACATTTCTCCTGTCCTGGCAGGCCGCTCGATGATGTTCAGTAATCAGATCACCACTCTGGAGTCAGGGGAAGGCAGGACAACCGTTGTGGTTTCGGATCTTTTTAGGGCGGATAAAAGATGTGTCCTCTACTTTTATTCGTTCATGCATTTCAGTGACCGGTGGCAGCTGCAGAACAAGATCACCTTGCCCGAGGAATGGGGAGACCGGTTTCGAGGCATCATAGGTGCATTTGAGGGCTGCTTATACATAAAACTAGATCATCCAAAGCAGAATTTGGGAGATCCTGTTGAGCAAAATGTCACATACTTTTGGTTCGATCTCAAGACTATGCAGGTTGGTAGGTTCACTGAGATAAGTTCTGCTACTGTGAACGAAGCCTACCTTTACATGGGGTTTCCCCCATCACTGTCACTTCCTAGTGTTTGA